A single region of the Pseudalkalibacillus berkeleyi genome encodes:
- a CDS encoding aspartyl-phosphate phosphatase Spo0E family protein yields MLSITIERKRAQMLETAKTFGMSSTQTLKCSQELDRLLQLHLSNQLRDRDYHLRKIS; encoded by the coding sequence ATGCTATCTATCACAATCGAGCGAAAACGAGCACAAATGTTAGAAACCGCTAAAACCTTTGGGATGTCATCGACACAAACATTAAAATGCAGCCAAGAATTAGACCGTCTTCTACAACTTCATCTTTCTAATCAACTTAGGGATCGTGATTATCATTTAAGGAAAATATCATAA
- a CDS encoding phosphatidylglycerophosphatase A family protein yields the protein MNKRIHSKEVKAATMKLIKERGVEIMDVAEIVYEMQIPYAPTLKMEECIESVEAVLEKREIQHALLVGIELDKLAEQKKLSEPLQSIVETDEGLFGVDETIAMGAVMGYGSIAITTFGHLDKQKIGIIEKLDTKRGNGVHTFLDDLIASLAANASSRLAHRIRDREENLKEEEIRRRDEEERIG from the coding sequence ATGAATAAAAGGATCCATAGTAAAGAGGTTAAAGCTGCAACAATGAAACTCATAAAAGAGCGTGGCGTTGAGATTATGGATGTAGCTGAAATCGTATATGAAATGCAAATTCCTTATGCTCCGACCTTGAAAATGGAAGAATGTATAGAAAGCGTAGAGGCTGTTCTAGAGAAAAGGGAAATACAACATGCATTATTAGTAGGTATAGAGTTGGATAAGTTAGCAGAACAAAAGAAACTATCTGAACCTTTACAATCAATCGTCGAAACGGATGAAGGTTTGTTTGGAGTAGATGAAACCATTGCAATGGGTGCAGTTATGGGTTATGGCAGTATAGCGATTACAACTTTCGGACATTTAGATAAACAGAAGATTGGCATTATTGAGAAGCTTGATACGAAAAGAGGCAATGGTGTACACACTTTTCTAGACGATTTAATCGCAAGCCTAGCTGCTAATGCTTCTAGTCGTTTAGCACATAGAATTCGAGATCGTGAAGAAAACTTGAAAGAAGAAGAAATCCGAAGGCGTGATGAGGAAGAGCGGATCGGTTAG